AATGGTCTAGTCGGCATTGACTATGAGTGGGTGGAAGACAAGACCTTGGAGAGAAAATATACTTGCTACCGTGCATTGCACGCCTTTTTTGAGAGCTTTAAGCATAGGCTCTATTTGAGAAAAGAATGGGAATTTATGAAACTTTTTGATATTTCCATTGATGAAATGAAGCGCTTTGAAAAAGAGGAACAGGAATTTCAAAGCAAAGTTCACGGTGACAATCAAAAGATTTATTTGGATAATTACATTGTCGAGCCAAAGACAGACAAATTGATGAACCATTTGGTGAGAGAGAGAAATATTGCCATTGGGCAGATGGAAGGTATAAAAAAGATTGTCAAAGAGAGAGATACAACCATTCGAAAGATGACAGAGGTTAAGCGACTGACGGATAACCATGTCACCAATTTGGAGGCCATTATTGAAAATCTTCGTGCTGAAAATGTGGAGCTCTCGAAGTTAGTCAATTATTACGGAAATCATCTCTCTTTGATGACAAGAGTAAAGAGAAAGTTGCATAAGAAGATTGATGAAAAATACCCTGAGGGCAGTGAGGGAAGGAAAAAATTAAAGTATAGAAAGCTTGCCTTTACTCATCCAGGTCAATATTTAAAATTAAAATTGACCAAGAAGGGAAGAAATCTGATTGAAGGCGATTTTAAGGTCGGGGAGGATTATACAAAGTACGGAAAATTGCAATTTGCTGTGGAAGAAAATCCAAAGGTCAGCATTATTATTCCTGTGTATAATCAGATTCACTACACCTATGCCTGCCTGGCCTCTATTCTTGAAAACACAAAGGATGTTACCTATGAAGTCATTATTGCCGATGATGTCTCTACTGATGCGACAAAGGAACTTGACCGATTTGTGGAGGGAATTGTCATCAGTAGAAATGAGACAAATCAGGGATTTTTAAAAAACTGCAATCAGGCAGCAAAGAAGGCAAAGGGGCAATATATCATGTTTTTAAACAATGACACCAAGGTTCATCCAAGGTGGTTGTCTTCTTTGGTGGAGTTGATTGAATCTGATGAGAGTATTGGAATGGTTGGCTCAAAACTGGTCTATCCTACGGGGCAGTTACAGGAAGCTGGTGGCATTATTTGGAGTGATGGGTCTGGATGGAATTATGGAAGATTGCAAGATCCTGATGACTGCGAATACAATTATGTCAAGGATGTCGATTATATTTCGGGGGCAGCCATCCTTTTGAGTTATCATTTGTGGAAGCAAATTGGAGGGTTTGATGAGAGATTTGCACCCGCCTATTGTGAAGATTCAGATTTAGCTTTTGAGGTGAGAAAGGCGGGATATCGAGTGTGCTATCAGCCAGCTTCTGTGGTCACTCACTTTGAGGGAATTTCCAATGGAACGGATGTCAATGGAAGTGGACTAAAGCGCTATCAGGTGGAAAATTCAATAAAGTTAAAGGAAAAGTGGGCAAAAGAATTTGCTCTTCAATATGAAAATATTGGAACACCTGATCCATTCCGTGCGAGGGAGAGAAGCAAGGGGAAAAAGATTATTCTCTTTGTTGATCACTATGTGCCAACTTATGACAAGGATGCAGGTTCAAAGACGACATTCCAGTACTTAAAGATGTTGGTCAAGAAGGGCTATATTGTCAAGTTTTTAGGAGATAATTTTGCACACGAAGAACCATATACGAGCACATTGGAGCAAATGGGCATTGAGGTTTTATATGGTTCAAAGATGGCAGGAGATATTTGGGGGTGGATTGAAAGGCATCAGCATGATCTTCATTTGGTGTATTTGAACCGCCCACATATTGCTACAAAGTATATTGATTTTATCAAGGAGCACACAGATTTAAAGGTAGTTTACTATGGTCACGACTTGCACTTTTTGAGAGAGTACAGGGAGTATCAGTTGACAGGAGATCCAAAGTTACTTGAGTCAAGTGAATATTGGAAGAGTATTGAGTTTATGCTAATGGAAAAAGCCGATATGAGCTATTATCCGTCTGAGGTCGAGGTCGAATGTATTCATGACATTGACCCTGAAATTAAGGTCAAGGCCATTACAGCCTATGTCTATGACGAGTTTATTGACCATTGCGATAAAAACTATGAGGAGAATGAGGGACTTTTGTTTGTTGGTGGTTTTGCCCATCCACCAAATGCAGATGCTGTACTTTGGTTTGTGAATGAAATTTTCCCATTGATTCGAGAAAAATTAAAGGTTAATTTCTATATTGTGGGTTCAAAGGCCAGTGATGAAATTAAGGCCCTACACAACCCAGAGCAGGGCATTATTTTTAAGGGATTTGTCACAGATGAGGAATTAGAAAATTTGTATCAAAAGAATCGCCTCGTTGTTGTACCTCTTCGCTATGGTGCAGGAGTCAAGGGAAAAGTCATTGAAGCACTTCACAATGGAAGCGCCATTGTGACGACTTCGACGGGTGCAGAAGGTATTCCCTATGCACAGCGGATTATGGAAGTGGTGGATGATCCAGAAGAATTTGCAAATACGGTTGTCTCTCTATATCAGGATATTCGTCGTCTACAAAAGATGAGTCAGACAGCCCTTGACTATATCAAGGAGCAAAACAGTGTGGATGCTGCATGGTCTGTAATTTCGGAGGAATTTGAATAGTGCGTGAAAAGTTAAAGAGTATTGCACCTTATGGCATTCTTTTATTTTTACTCTACTTGGCTATTAAGTATGTGGATGTATTGATGAAATTTGTGGGGGGAGCAATCAAGATTGCTTCTCCCCTCATTATAGGAATTGCCATGGCCTATGTCTTTAATATTTTAATGAGTTTTTATGAGGGCAAGTTGTTAAAGAGAATAAAAAAGGGCAAGCGGGTGATGGCCATTATTTTGACTTTGGTCACGCTTTTGCTGATCATTGCTCTTTTGCTGGGGATGATTTTACCTCAAGTTCAGCAGGCCATCACTAGACTTGTCGTGCAAATTCCCGATCTATATGATGGATTATTGACATGGGCACA
This region of Lachnospiraceae bacterium oral taxon 096 genomic DNA includes:
- a CDS encoding glycosyltransferase, whose amino-acid sequence is MEKSSLTAEALLKIYGSDEKKLLTEHPSLENLYAFSNQREGAIEWIDFQRGRKVLVINDRFGAVVGSLLKKGLDVTVIDKKQENLDFISERYDVSEEQLHFFKGSIAGFSKNTQFDYIILFGNVHGEGECVTEPSTFRSVNRLLADHGKFIFCVDNRFGIQFLAGTQSNEEQLSKFEIRQLMKSAGMNEMHFYYPIYDYRLPFSIYSDDCLPKKGEISRYLPAYNYPKYLNVDIATKFAQSGDTGDFVNMVNSFIVIGGKPERAIFVKYNRTRQDALRIKTVIERDEHGKLSVVKAALDEAGKKHILSFEDKYERLSKEETRVSYLKADISADGMSARFPFIMGETFTTLLGREIKDGEVPVDKINEALNWINGKSGTANHDAIFDNFIIAKNGLVGIDYEWVEDKTLERKYTCYRALHAFFESFKHRLYLRKEWEFMKLFDISIDEMKRFEKEEQEFQSKVHGDNQKIYLDNYIVEPKTDKLMNHLVRERNIAIGQMEGIKKIVKERDTTIRKMTEVKRLTDNHVTNLEAIIENLRAENVELSKLVNYYGNHLSLMTRVKRKLHKKIDEKYPEGSEGRKKLKYRKLAFTHPGQYLKLKLTKKGRNLIEGDFKVGEDYTKYGKLQFAVEENPKVSIIIPVYNQIHYTYACLASILENTKDVTYEVIIADDVSTDATKELDRFVEGIVISRNETNQGFLKNCNQAAKKAKGQYIMFLNNDTKVHPRWLSSLVELIESDESIGMVGSKLVYPTGQLQEAGGIIWSDGSGWNYGRLQDPDDCEYNYVKDVDYISGAAILLSYHLWKQIGGFDERFAPAYCEDSDLAFEVRKAGYRVCYQPASVVTHFEGISNGTDVNGSGLKRYQVENSIKLKEKWAKEFALQYENIGTPDPFRARERSKGKKIILFVDHYVPTYDKDAGSKTTFQYLKMLVKKGYIVKFLGDNFAHEEPYTSTLEQMGIEVLYGSKMAGDIWGWIERHQHDLHLVYLNRPHIATKYIDFIKEHTDLKVVYYGHDLHFLREYREYQLTGDPKLLESSEYWKSIEFMLMEKADMSYYPSEVEVECIHDIDPEIKVKAITAYVYDEFIDHCDKNYEENEGLLFVGGFAHPPNADAVLWFVNEIFPLIREKLKVNFYIVGSKASDEIKALHNPEQGIIFKGFVTDEELENLYQKNRLVVVPLRYGAGVKGKVIEALHNGSAIVTTSTGAEGIPYAQRIMEVVDDPEEFANTVVSLYQDIRRLQKMSQTALDYIKEQNSVDAAWSVISEEFE